From Caulobacter segnis, a single genomic window includes:
- a CDS encoding DUF1013 domain-containing protein, with amino-acid sequence MSDILMPKATAVWLVDNTSLSFEQIADFCGLHPLEVRGIADGEVARDIRGADPIGNGQLTREELDRAQANPDYRMKAQVSRHAELLKPAKKAPRYTPVSRRQDRPDAIAWFLRHHPEVTDAQISKILGTTKATIEQVRARTHWNAANIKPVDPVTLGLVGQLELDALVKKAAEKKAKDDLKKGIVPEDPTLRPASEAGQFEPEVEEEEEDFRAPRGDIKAEDVFGKSTGYVDEEDEE; translated from the coding sequence ATGTCCGACATCCTGATGCCCAAGGCGACCGCCGTCTGGTTGGTGGACAACACCTCGCTGAGCTTCGAGCAGATCGCCGATTTCTGCGGCCTGCACCCGCTGGAAGTGCGCGGCATCGCCGACGGCGAAGTGGCGCGCGACATCCGCGGCGCCGACCCGATCGGCAACGGCCAGCTGACCCGCGAGGAACTGGACCGCGCCCAGGCCAATCCCGACTACCGGATGAAGGCCCAGGTCAGCCGTCACGCCGAGCTGCTGAAGCCGGCCAAGAAGGCCCCGCGCTACACGCCGGTGTCGCGCCGCCAGGACCGTCCGGACGCCATCGCCTGGTTCCTGCGCCACCACCCCGAGGTGACCGACGCCCAGATCTCCAAGATCCTGGGCACCACCAAGGCCACGATCGAACAGGTTCGCGCCCGCACGCACTGGAACGCCGCCAACATCAAGCCGGTCGACCCGGTGACCCTGGGCCTGGTCGGCCAGCTGGAGCTGGACGCCCTGGTCAAGAAGGCCGCCGAGAAGAAGGCCAAGGACGACCTGAAGAAGGGCATCGTTCCGGAAGACCCGACCCTGCGCCCCGCGTCGGAAGCCGGCCAGTTCGAGCCGGAGGTCGAGGAAGAGGAAGAAGACTTCCGCGCCCCGCGCGGCGACATCAAGGCCGAGGACGTGTTCGGCAAGTCGACGGGCTATGTCGACGAGGAAGACGAGGAGTAG
- a CDS encoding YdcH family protein encodes MAIESRIRELGSRHENLDRKIQEETSRPGSDGTMLRELKRQKLRLKEEIEGLRARLH; translated from the coding sequence ATGGCCATCGAATCCCGTATCCGCGAGCTTGGGTCCCGTCACGAGAACCTTGATCGCAAGATCCAGGAGGAGACCAGTAGACCCGGTAGCGATGGAACGATGCTTAGGGAGCTTAAGCGTCAAAAGCTTCGGCTGAAGGAGGAGATCGAGGGCCTGAGGGCGCGACTCCACTAG